GTTTCAAAGATCTCTGCCAGAAATTCATCGCTTACCTGAATTGGTAATAAGCCATTGTTCAAAGCATTCCCTTTAAAGATATCGGCAAAGAAACTGCTGATGACCACATCAAAACCTGCGTCCTGAATGGCCCATGCAGCGTGCTCACGACTACTACCGCAACCAAAGTTTTTTCCTGCTACCAATACCCGGCCTTTAAAAGCCGGATTATTCAATACAAAATCAACCTTTGGTGTGTTGTCGCCATTGTAACGCCAGTCACGGAATAAGTTTTCACCAAAACCTTCACGCGTTGTTGCCTTTAGAAACCGGGCCGGAATAATCTGGTCGGTATCAATATTCTCTATATTTAAAGGCACAATCGCCGAAGTCAATTTTTCGAATTTTTTCATCTTCTTTCTGTTTAAGCGTGTTCAGATTCGTTCAATAAAGTTCTTACATCCGTTACCTTTCCGGTAATGGCAGCAGCAGCTGCGGTAAGCGGACTGGCTAAAAACGTACGGGAATCTGGTCCTTGTCTTCCTTCAAAGTTTCTGTTGGAAGTAGATACACAGTATTTTCCTGCAGGGATCTTATCCTCATTCATTCCTAAACAAGCACTGCATCCAGGCTCGCGCAACTGGAACCCTGCTGCTTCAAAAATTTTATCCAAGCCTTCAGCGATCGCTTGCTGCTCAATTTGCTTAGAACCTGGTACAATCCATACCGTTACATTTTCTGCTTTCTGACGGCCCTTTACA
This region of Pedobacter steynii genomic DNA includes:
- the leuD gene encoding 3-isopropylmalate dehydratase small subunit, whose translation is MKKFEKLTSAIVPLNIENIDTDQIIPARFLKATTREGFGENLFRDWRYNGDNTPKVDFVLNNPAFKGRVLVAGKNFGCGSSREHAAWAIQDAGFDVVISSFFADIFKGNALNNGLLPIQVSDEFLAEIFETVGKNNAAQLDVDLEAQTVTNVETGSKAEFEINPYKKSCLINGYDDIDFILNQKNLIEVFEQTR